One Aquisediminimonas profunda genomic region harbors:
- the argJ gene encoding bifunctional glutamate N-acetyltransferase/amino-acid acetyltransferase ArgJ, protein MSSNSISPLARPFPVIPEIAGVTRRIARARYKSWDRCDLTLMTFDEGTNVAGVLTQSKCPSSEVDWCREHLPQGKARALVVSAGNANAFTGRRGRDAVEAVTTRVAQALNCPVETVFVSATGVIGVPLPIDKAEAGLDAAFLASPCSWEAAAATIMTTDTFPKGGIATAIIGDRTVTLAGIIKGSGMIAPDMATMLGYIVTDAAVEPGFLQTVLSAANQETFSCITVDSDTSTSDTVLAFATAKAGNEPLRSFDDEGAYAFQSALTDLCRQLALLVVRDGEGAQKLIEITVEGAVSDPSAHRIALSIANSPLVKTAIAGEDANWGRVVMAVGKAGEPADRDRLAIRFGNTQVARDGLPVEGYDETPVAKHLKGTEITIGVDLGLGSGRATVWTCDLTHGYISINADYRS, encoded by the coding sequence ATGTCTTCCAACAGCATCTCTCCGCTTGCGCGCCCGTTTCCCGTGATTCCAGAAATTGCCGGGGTGACGCGGCGCATCGCGCGTGCCCGCTACAAGTCTTGGGATCGCTGCGACCTGACCCTCATGACCTTTGATGAAGGGACGAATGTCGCTGGTGTTCTGACCCAGAGCAAATGTCCGTCGAGCGAAGTGGACTGGTGTCGGGAACATCTGCCGCAAGGTAAAGCGCGTGCGCTTGTCGTGAGTGCCGGCAATGCCAACGCCTTTACAGGCAGGCGTGGCCGTGACGCTGTGGAGGCCGTCACCACGCGTGTAGCGCAAGCGCTGAACTGCCCCGTCGAAACAGTCTTTGTTTCGGCAACCGGCGTCATTGGCGTTCCACTACCAATCGACAAGGCTGAAGCCGGCCTTGATGCAGCATTCCTCGCGTCACCTTGCAGTTGGGAGGCTGCTGCCGCAACGATCATGACGACCGACACCTTTCCCAAGGGAGGGATTGCGACTGCAATCATCGGCGACCGAACTGTAACGCTTGCCGGTATCATCAAGGGCAGCGGCATGATCGCCCCAGACATGGCAACGATGCTCGGCTATATTGTGACGGACGCAGCCGTTGAACCGGGCTTTTTGCAGACAGTGCTCAGCGCCGCCAACCAGGAGACATTTTCCTGCATCACCGTCGATAGCGACACTTCGACCTCTGACACTGTGTTGGCTTTTGCTACCGCCAAAGCCGGAAATGAGCCTTTGAGAAGTTTCGATGATGAGGGAGCCTATGCGTTCCAATCTGCATTGACCGATCTGTGCCGCCAGCTTGCGCTGCTGGTCGTCCGAGACGGAGAAGGCGCCCAGAAGCTGATCGAGATCACAGTGGAAGGTGCAGTGTCTGACCCAAGCGCTCACCGCATTGCGCTGAGCATTGCCAATTCGCCTCTGGTGAAGACGGCCATCGCAGGCGAGGATGCCAATTGGGGTCGGGTCGTGATGGCTGTTGGCAAAGCCGGTGAACCGGCGGATCGCGACAGGCTGGCAATACGCTTTGGCAATACCCAGGTTGCCAGGGATGGGCTGCCGGTCGAGGGCTATGATGAAACTCCGGTCGCAAAGCATCTGAAAGGAACCGAGATCACCATAGGCGTCGATCTGGGGCTGGGTTCGGGACGCGCGACTGTTTGGACGTGCGACCTGACGCACGGCTATATTTCGATCAACGCAGACTATCGCAGTTGA
- a CDS encoding RcnB family protein yields MKRIVFLSILASSLVPSISSASTSRGELARDRHEVREERRELNNAYRHGDRRDVRDARDDYRDAKREYREDWRDYRRTHSGVYRRGNWHAPFRYERFAIGRRLPPAYYGRPYVIVNPAYYRLPPAYGTQRWVRHYDDVLLIDMRTGIVRNVIRGFYW; encoded by the coding sequence ATGAAAAGGATTGTCTTTCTTTCCATCCTGGCATCAAGCCTTGTGCCATCGATTTCATCGGCGTCCACATCGCGGGGCGAACTTGCCCGAGACCGGCACGAAGTCCGCGAAGAACGTCGCGAACTCAACAATGCCTATCGTCACGGTGATCGCCGCGATGTTCGGGACGCACGTGACGACTATCGCGATGCAAAGAGGGAATATCGTGAGGATTGGCGAGACTATCGGCGCACGCATTCAGGCGTCTATCGCCGCGGAAACTGGCATGCGCCGTTCCGCTATGAACGCTTTGCAATCGGTCGCCGCCTGCCTCCGGCCTATTATGGCCGGCCTTATGTAATCGTGAACCCAGCCTATTATCGCTTGCCGCCAGCATATGGCACCCAGCGCTGGGTCCGCCATTATGACGATGTCCTGCTGATCGACATGCGCACCGGTATCGTCCGAAACGTAATCCGCGGTTTCTATTGGTAG
- a CDS encoding TonB family protein, giving the protein MPIIAIASAVSASEPVAQRASLKLTESPVSAADYPPSALALRQEGIVVAAFLVDPNGKVTSCNIAQSSGSDALDQRTCEIVIQRFQFSPARTAQGRAVEEWRTQKFSWRLPAGSVGDVGSSKHGELLVHIARDGRVESCEVSKSSGDRLWDLRMCKVVSVNRKFEPARDRFGRRQKSRQVVPVWE; this is encoded by the coding sequence ATGCCAATCATTGCAATTGCGTCCGCGGTTTCGGCTTCTGAGCCAGTTGCGCAGCGTGCGTCGTTGAAACTGACGGAAAGTCCAGTTTCGGCTGCTGATTATCCACCCTCGGCATTGGCATTGCGCCAGGAGGGAATCGTTGTGGCTGCCTTTCTGGTTGATCCAAATGGCAAAGTGACATCTTGCAACATTGCGCAATCAAGTGGTTCCGACGCATTGGACCAACGGACATGCGAGATTGTCATTCAGAGGTTCCAGTTCAGTCCAGCGCGAACGGCGCAAGGGCGGGCGGTTGAAGAATGGCGGACCCAGAAATTTAGCTGGAGGCTGCCTGCGGGGAGTGTCGGCGATGTTGGAAGCTCCAAACACGGAGAACTTTTGGTCCATATTGCAAGGGACGGTCGCGTTGAATCCTGCGAAGTATCCAAATCGAGTGGAGACAGACTCTGGGACTTGAGAATGTGCAAAGTTGTTTCGGTCAACCGAAAGTTTGAACCAGCGCGCGACCGTTTTGGCCGACGTCAGAAATCCCGGCAAGTTGTGCCGGTGTGGGAGTAA
- a CDS encoding DUF885 domain-containing protein produces the protein MSLRLAAILLASLSPIAVAVPVQAAPAQTQNADARLKQLFTDSDEATLKRNPINALFRGDLRYADRLGDYISDAYFAAERKAGEQDLKRLFAINRAALNPTDQIAYDVFKWQTETNLRGLRPDMLALVAVRPIDHFFGFHTFYPDFASGQGAAPFKTVLDYDNNLKRHREYIVLLDRAIGRFREGMKTGVVQPKLVINNVIDQLNLQIAQGVEGSTFYGPVKTFPEGISSTDQSRLRADYAATIKMGIIPAYVRLRDFLKNEYLPVARDGVGLAAMPGGKKLYDYLIESNTTVKMSADDVHNLGLSEVARIRKQMDDIRVQAGFNGDLKAFFNYFRDDPKFKFSSKEDMRDTFLAIGRKVDERVREQFSTIPKSPLEIRPVPEYREKTDAGGSYNAGTPDGSRPGVFYYNSYDLPSRSKPESETLYLHEAVPGHHFQISLAQENEALPSFMRFGGNTAYAEGWGLYAESLWKELGVESDPYFRFGGLNDEMLRAMRLVVDSGIHSKGWTRDQSIQYMLDNSGMSRTDATAEVERYIAIPGQALAYKIGQLTILKLKARAQAALGDKFDPREFHAQVLMTGALPMAVLEKKIDDWIASRK, from the coding sequence ATGTCTCTTCGCCTCGCTGCCATTTTGCTCGCCAGCCTCTCGCCGATCGCCGTTGCGGTGCCCGTGCAGGCTGCTCCTGCCCAAACTCAAAACGCCGATGCCCGCCTCAAGCAGCTCTTCACCGACAGCGATGAAGCCACCCTCAAGCGCAACCCCATCAACGCGCTTTTTCGCGGAGACCTCCGCTACGCTGACCGGCTTGGTGACTATATTTCGGATGCCTATTTTGCCGCCGAGCGCAAGGCGGGTGAGCAGGACCTGAAGCGCCTTTTCGCCATCAATCGGGCTGCGCTCAATCCAACCGACCAAATTGCCTATGACGTGTTCAAATGGCAGACCGAAACCAACCTGCGCGGATTGCGGCCTGACATGCTCGCGTTGGTCGCGGTCCGTCCGATCGATCATTTCTTCGGCTTTCATACCTTTTATCCTGATTTCGCTTCCGGTCAGGGGGCGGCACCGTTCAAGACCGTTCTGGACTATGACAATAATCTGAAGCGGCATCGCGAATATATTGTGCTGCTTGATCGCGCGATCGGCCGCTTCCGTGAAGGCATGAAGACCGGCGTCGTGCAGCCAAAGCTCGTGATTAACAATGTCATCGACCAGCTGAACCTTCAGATCGCCCAAGGCGTTGAGGGCTCGACATTCTATGGGCCGGTCAAGACCTTCCCGGAAGGCATCAGCTCCACTGACCAATCCAGGCTGCGCGCAGACTATGCGGCCACGATCAAAATGGGCATCATTCCGGCCTATGTGCGCCTTCGGGATTTCCTGAAGAATGAATATTTGCCTGTCGCTCGCGACGGCGTTGGTCTGGCCGCCATGCCAGGCGGAAAGAAACTCTATGACTATCTGATCGAGTCCAACACGACTGTGAAGATGAGTGCGGATGATGTGCACAATCTTGGTCTCAGTGAAGTGGCGCGCATTCGCAAGCAAATGGATGATATCCGGGTCCAGGCGGGCTTCAACGGCGACCTGAAGGCCTTTTTCAATTATTTCCGCGACGATCCGAAATTCAAATTCTCCTCAAAGGAGGACATGCGGGATACGTTCCTCGCAATTGGCCGCAAGGTCGATGAACGTGTTCGCGAACAATTCTCGACAATCCCCAAAAGCCCGCTCGAGATCCGGCCAGTGCCCGAATATCGCGAAAAGACTGATGCTGGCGGCTCCTATAATGCGGGTACGCCTGACGGATCCCGCCCGGGCGTCTTCTACTATAATAGCTACGACCTGCCCTCGCGCTCAAAACCGGAAAGCGAGACGCTTTACCTGCACGAGGCCGTTCCCGGTCACCATTTCCAGATCAGCCTGGCCCAGGAAAATGAGGCCCTCCCCAGCTTCATGCGCTTTGGCGGGAATACGGCCTATGCCGAAGGCTGGGGGCTTTATGCCGAAAGCCTTTGGAAGGAGCTTGGCGTTGAAAGCGATCCCTATTTCCGTTTCGGTGGCCTGAACGATGAAATGCTGCGTGCAATGCGGCTTGTTGTTGACTCGGGGATTCATTCCAAGGGTTGGACGCGGGATCAATCGATCCAGTATATGCTCGACAATTCGGGCATGAGCCGCACCGATGCGACCGCTGAAGTCGAACGCTATATCGCAATTCCCGGGCAGGCACTTGCCTACAAGATCGGTCAGTTGACGATCCTCAAGCTGAAGGCCCGTGCCCAGGCAGCCCTTGGCGACAAGTTCGACCCGCGCGAGTTCCACGCGCAAGTCCTGATGACGGGCGCGCTGCCCATGGCCGTCCTAGAAAAGAAGATCGACGACTGGATCGCATCCAGAAAATAG
- a CDS encoding inositol monophosphatase family protein has translation MRQVAADIVLPRFRQLAAEDIDEKSPGDPVTIADRESELRLAEGLARIMPNVRILGEEAAASDPALMQGIDQGALWIIDPIDGTANFAAGMAPFAIMIALAHDGIAEAGWILDPLTGRLCHAVRRGGAFIDGERIVARGSGKERPIASLATRFMPREEGDALLARTADLLTPAEIPRCAGEQYPRLALGQNDISVFHRALPWDHVPGILFLEEAGGKAARPNGTPYQFADGEQSILGASTPALWDRGAEILFA, from the coding sequence ATGCGGCAAGTTGCCGCCGATATTGTTTTGCCCCGCTTTCGGCAGCTTGCCGCTGAAGACATTGACGAGAAGTCACCCGGAGACCCTGTCACGATCGCAGATCGCGAGAGTGAGCTGCGGCTTGCCGAGGGACTTGCCCGCATCATGCCCAATGTTCGCATCTTGGGGGAAGAGGCCGCCGCGTCGGATCCTGCATTGATGCAGGGGATCGACCAAGGTGCCCTGTGGATCATTGACCCGATTGATGGCACAGCGAACTTCGCTGCAGGAATGGCGCCCTTTGCCATCATGATCGCCTTGGCACATGACGGCATTGCGGAAGCAGGCTGGATACTCGACCCGCTCACCGGGCGCCTGTGTCATGCCGTGCGTCGCGGCGGAGCCTTTATCGACGGCGAGCGCATCGTTGCGCGAGGCAGCGGAAAGGAGCGTCCTATTGCTTCATTGGCCACCCGGTTCATGCCTCGCGAAGAAGGGGATGCCCTGCTTGCCCGAACTGCCGACCTTTTGACCCCGGCCGAAATACCGCGATGCGCTGGCGAACAATATCCGCGGCTCGCACTCGGACAGAATGACATTTCAGTGTTTCACCGCGCCCTGCCTTGGGATCATGTTCCAGGAATCCTCTTTCTTGAAGAGGCTGGAGGCAAGGCCGCGCGCCCGAACGGAACGCCCTATCAATTTGCGGACGGTGAACAGTCGATCCTTGGGGCTTCCACCCCGGCCTTATGGGATAGGGGTGCCGAAATCCTTTTTGCATAG
- a CDS encoding ATP-dependent DNA helicase, with the protein MSEPLAYPALHASHAGIWISTADGVVKPVGRGEAIARAAETPMILLNAPLIGERLGYPEISGLDLLELFAFIHPAKFMVPTPKGLATAIGLEPPDDDQGAAQMLHRAASELLSHLERPDWFEREGAWASAASLSRLRWPWGQVLETRIAKPAQAERWLFSKLPEWQETSARPAPHPIILNTGDVVARLDSLTGHGAEERPGQRDYALAAIDAFSPRQRRDAPNVVLAEAGTGIGKTLGYLSPASVWAEQAGGAVWISTFTKALQRQLDAESMRLYPDPAQRRAKVVVRKGRENYLCLLNLEDALQGGFAGRAAILAQLVARWAAYTKDGDMVGGDLPGWLPTLFRRNGATALTDRRGECVYAGCPHYRKCFIERASRASAQADLVIANHALVMVNAARGREAGNAPTRIVFDEGHHIAEAADSMFAAALTGQEAIELRRWIIGPEGRSRGRRRGLAARLADVSSYDEEGGNAISAAAHAATALPADGWLQRIAEGAPFGPVEAMLAAVRGQVYARADAEDAGYGLETEAAGLDGPTIAAVEPALVALDALLRPLVILGRRLEAVLEDAPDWLDGQARARIDGAISSLGWRRDALSAWLSMLSRLGGPADPDFVDWLAVDRIEGREVDIGLHRHWLDPTRPFAQAVLKPAHGALITSATLRSGEEWAAAEARTGTRHLDAPVHHFASASPFDYAKQSAVLIVTDIKRGDIPQLAGAYARLISAAGGGTLGLFTAIRRLRAVHARIADRLARDGLPLYAQHVDPIDTGTLVDIFRDDPRASLLGTDALRDGVDVPGDSLRQVIMEGVPWPKPTVLHAARKAANGGSAYDDRIIRARLAQAFGRLIRRADDQGVFVILSSAMPSRLLTAFPPGTPIQRVTLDEAIVRVKDLTSARPRLSSSAQMGHHSIP; encoded by the coding sequence GTGAGTGAGCCCCTAGCCTATCCAGCCCTTCATGCAAGCCATGCCGGCATCTGGATTTCAACGGCAGATGGCGTGGTCAAGCCCGTTGGGCGGGGTGAGGCAATCGCGCGAGCCGCCGAAACGCCGATGATTTTGCTCAATGCCCCCTTGATCGGGGAACGGCTTGGCTATCCCGAAATTTCGGGATTGGACTTGCTTGAACTCTTTGCGTTCATCCATCCTGCCAAGTTCATGGTCCCAACGCCCAAGGGACTGGCGACCGCAATCGGACTTGAACCACCTGACGATGATCAGGGCGCAGCCCAGATGCTGCACCGCGCCGCGAGCGAACTCTTGTCGCATCTTGAAAGGCCGGACTGGTTTGAACGCGAAGGGGCATGGGCTTCTGCAGCATCGCTCAGCAGGCTGCGCTGGCCTTGGGGGCAGGTTTTGGAAACACGCATCGCCAAGCCGGCACAGGCGGAGCGCTGGCTCTTCTCCAAACTTCCAGAATGGCAGGAGACCTCTGCCCGCCCTGCCCCGCATCCGATCATCCTGAATACAGGCGATGTCGTTGCGCGTCTCGACAGCTTGACTGGCCATGGCGCGGAAGAACGCCCGGGCCAACGCGATTATGCGCTCGCGGCGATTGATGCGTTCTCCCCCCGCCAACGCAGGGATGCACCCAATGTGGTCCTTGCCGAAGCCGGCACCGGGATCGGCAAGACGCTGGGCTACCTCTCGCCAGCGTCTGTCTGGGCAGAGCAGGCCGGCGGAGCCGTGTGGATTTCGACCTTCACCAAGGCGCTGCAACGGCAGCTGGATGCCGAGAGCATGCGACTGTATCCAGACCCTGCCCAGCGGCGCGCGAAAGTTGTGGTGCGCAAAGGTCGTGAAAACTATCTTTGCCTGCTCAACCTTGAAGATGCACTCCAGGGCGGATTTGCAGGTCGCGCTGCCATTCTTGCGCAGCTTGTCGCCCGCTGGGCTGCTTATACCAAGGATGGCGACATGGTGGGCGGAGACCTGCCAGGCTGGCTGCCGACGCTGTTCCGGCGCAACGGGGCGACCGCGCTGACCGACCGGCGTGGCGAGTGTGTTTATGCCGGTTGTCCACATTACCGGAAATGCTTCATCGAACGCGCGTCGCGGGCATCGGCGCAAGCCGACCTTGTGATCGCCAATCATGCGCTAGTGATGGTCAATGCAGCTCGCGGACGTGAGGCGGGCAACGCGCCCACCCGGATTGTGTTCGATGAAGGGCATCACATCGCCGAAGCGGCTGATTCCATGTTTGCGGCCGCACTCACCGGGCAAGAGGCAATCGAGCTCCGCCGCTGGATAATTGGCCCTGAGGGCCGGTCTCGCGGACGCAGGCGGGGCTTGGCAGCGCGCCTTGCCGATGTTTCGAGCTATGACGAAGAGGGTGGCAACGCGATCTCTGCAGCGGCCCATGCGGCAACAGCGCTTCCTGCGGACGGCTGGCTCCAGCGAATTGCAGAGGGCGCGCCGTTTGGCCCTGTTGAAGCAATGCTCGCGGCTGTGCGTGGCCAGGTTTATGCCCGCGCCGATGCAGAGGATGCAGGATATGGCCTCGAGACCGAAGCAGCCGGGCTCGACGGACCAACAATCGCAGCCGTCGAACCAGCGCTTGTGGCACTTGATGCCCTGCTCCGTCCGCTCGTCATCCTTGGGCGGCGGTTGGAGGCTGTACTTGAAGACGCACCCGACTGGCTCGATGGCCAGGCTCGTGCGCGGATCGATGGCGCCATTTCCAGCCTCGGCTGGAGGCGCGATGCGCTTTCGGCCTGGCTTTCGATGCTTTCCAGGCTTGGTGGTCCGGCCGATCCGGACTTTGTCGACTGGCTTGCAGTCGACCGGATCGAGGGGCGCGAGGTCGATATCGGGCTCCATCGCCACTGGCTCGATCCGACCCGACCCTTCGCGCAGGCAGTACTCAAGCCAGCCCACGGCGCCCTCATTACGTCTGCAACGCTGCGAAGCGGGGAAGAATGGGCAGCGGCAGAAGCGCGCACCGGAACCCGTCACCTTGATGCACCGGTCCACCACTTCGCTTCTGCAAGCCCTTTCGACTATGCGAAACAGTCAGCCGTCCTTATTGTCACGGACATCAAGCGCGGCGATATTCCGCAACTCGCTGGTGCCTATGCAAGGCTGATCTCAGCGGCAGGTGGCGGAACGCTTGGCCTATTTACAGCGATCAGGAGGTTGCGCGCCGTCCATGCGCGCATCGCCGATCGGCTGGCGCGCGACGGGCTGCCCCTGTACGCCCAGCATGTCGATCCCATCGACACCGGAACGCTGGTCGACATCTTCAGGGACGATCCTCGGGCAAGCCTTCTTGGCACGGATGCCTTGCGCGACGGGGTCGATGTCCCGGGTGACTCGCTCCGCCAGGTCATCATGGAAGGTGTGCCCTGGCCAAAGCCGACCGTCCTCCATGCGGCGCGCAAGGCTGCAAATGGAGGCTCCGCCTATGATGACCGCATCATCAGGGCCCGACTTGCACAGGCTTTTGGCCGCCTGATACGTCGGGCCGACGACCAAGGCGTGTTTGTAATTTTATCTTCCGCAATGCCGTCGCGCCTGCTGACCGCCTTTCCGCCAGGAACTCCAATCCAGCGGGTCACGCTTGATGAAGCCATCGTCCGCGTGAAAGATCTGACATCTGCACGACCCCGTCTTTCCTCCAGCGCACAAATGGGGCATCACAGCATCCCATGA
- a CDS encoding SixA phosphatase family protein: MKTLTLFRHGKSGWDSPVSRDFDRPINERGSKGSKLIGEHALALGLHWDHVVSSPAVRCTETLDAFWDGYGHILHPNWDRRIYLASGATLLDVVHDLPADAAKVMMCGHNPGLEDLALMLIPDVRGDELRDELEAKFPTASLAELQFDVEKWGDIKEGSGRITRFIRPRDLDAALGPEQD; encoded by the coding sequence ATGAAGACGCTGACCCTGTTTCGCCATGGCAAATCCGGCTGGGATTCGCCCGTTTCCCGCGATTTTGACCGCCCGATCAATGAACGAGGAAGCAAAGGATCCAAGCTGATCGGCGAACATGCGCTGGCGCTTGGCCTGCACTGGGATCATGTGGTTTCGTCACCGGCGGTGCGCTGCACCGAGACCCTTGACGCGTTCTGGGACGGCTATGGTCACATCCTGCATCCCAACTGGGATCGCAGAATCTATCTCGCGTCAGGCGCAACCCTGCTTGATGTCGTGCATGACCTGCCCGCAGATGCCGCCAAGGTCATGATGTGCGGCCACAATCCCGGGCTTGAAGACCTGGCGCTTATGCTCATCCCGGATGTTCGCGGCGACGAATTGCGTGACGAGCTTGAAGCCAAGTTCCCCACTGCCAGCTTGGCGGAATTGCAATTCGATGTTGAAAAATGGGGTGACATCAAGGAAGGCAGCGGTCGCATCACGCGCTTCATAAGGCCGCGAGATCTGGATGCGGCCCTAGGGCCTGAACAGGATTGA
- a CDS encoding lysine--tRNA ligase, translating into MVSKAWPYEEARKVLKRLPSGKPDGAPVIFETGYGPSGLPHIGTFNEVLRTTMVRHAFETLSDMPTRLIAFSDDMDGLRKVPDNVPNQEMLKAYLGKPLTKIPDPFEKFESFAHHNNAMLREFLDRFGFEYEFVSSTERYASGAFDDALRNVLRQYQAIMDIMLPTLRKERAATYSPVLPISVKSGIVLQVPVEVVDADAGLIRFDDEGETVTQSILGGQAKLQWKVDWAMRWVALGVDYEMYGKDLTDSGVQSGKIAQALGGRKPEGLIYEMFLDEKGEKISKSKGNGLSLEQWLSYGTQESLAFYAYREPKSAKQLHLGVVPRAVDEYFQFRGNYAGQPIEQKLGNPVHHIHNGKVPDAVPPLTFGLLLNLVSLPGLGDKQIVWNFVRKYAPDTSPETQPELDTLIGLAINYARDFVVPTLKRRAPQGVEVDALKRLDAELAALPANASAEDIQNIVYEIGKTGRFENLRDWFKALYETLLGSSAGPRMGSFIALYGIENSRKLIGESLG; encoded by the coding sequence ATGGTTTCAAAGGCCTGGCCCTATGAAGAAGCGCGCAAGGTTCTGAAACGCTTGCCGTCGGGAAAGCCTGACGGAGCGCCGGTCATCTTCGAAACGGGATATGGCCCGTCAGGCCTGCCGCATATCGGTACATTCAATGAAGTGCTACGCACGACAATGGTTCGTCACGCCTTCGAGACCTTGTCTGACATGCCGACGCGACTGATAGCATTTTCGGATGATATGGATGGCCTTCGCAAGGTGCCAGACAATGTGCCGAACCAGGAGATGCTCAAGGCCTATCTTGGCAAACCGCTGACAAAAATTCCCGATCCCTTCGAGAAGTTCGAAAGTTTCGCGCATCACAACAATGCGATGCTCCGCGAGTTTCTTGATCGGTTCGGTTTCGAATATGAATTCGTCTCTTCGACCGAGCGATACGCTTCAGGCGCATTCGACGATGCACTGAGAAATGTCCTGCGTCAGTATCAGGCGATCATGGACATCATGCTGCCAACGCTTCGCAAGGAGCGTGCTGCAACCTATTCGCCCGTTCTCCCGATAAGCGTGAAGAGCGGGATTGTCCTGCAGGTCCCGGTTGAGGTGGTCGATGCCGATGCCGGGCTCATCCGCTTCGATGATGAAGGGGAAACAGTCACACAGTCGATCCTCGGCGGGCAGGCGAAGCTTCAGTGGAAGGTCGATTGGGCCATGCGCTGGGTCGCGCTTGGTGTTGACTATGAAATGTATGGCAAGGACCTGACGGACAGCGGTGTCCAGTCGGGCAAGATTGCGCAAGCGCTCGGAGGTCGCAAGCCGGAAGGGCTCATCTATGAGATGTTCCTTGACGAAAAAGGGGAGAAGATTTCCAAGTCCAAGGGCAATGGACTGAGCCTTGAGCAGTGGCTGAGCTACGGAACGCAGGAAAGCCTCGCTTTCTATGCCTATCGCGAGCCGAAGAGTGCCAAGCAACTGCATCTTGGCGTCGTGCCGCGTGCTGTCGATGAGTATTTTCAGTTCCGCGGCAATTATGCTGGTCAACCGATCGAGCAAAAGCTCGGCAATCCGGTCCACCATATCCACAACGGCAAGGTGCCGGATGCCGTTCCGCCGCTCACATTCGGCCTGCTGCTCAATCTGGTGAGCTTGCCGGGACTGGGTGACAAGCAGATCGTCTGGAACTTCGTTCGTAAATATGCCCCGGACACATCGCCCGAGACCCAGCCTGAGCTCGATACCTTGATCGGCCTTGCCATCAACTATGCCCGTGATTTCGTGGTTCCCACCCTGAAGCGCCGCGCGCCGCAAGGAGTGGAGGTGGACGCTCTCAAGCGTCTCGATGCAGAACTTGCGGCACTTCCGGCGAATGCCAGTGCCGAGGACATCCAGAATATCGTCTATGAAATTGGCAAGACTGGCCGCTTTGAAAATCTGCGCGACTGGTTCAAGGCGCTCTATGAAACCCTTCTCGGATCAAGCGCGGGTCCGAGGATGGGCAGTTTCATTGCACTCTATGGCATAGAGAACAGCCGCAAACTGATAGGTGAGTCGCTGGGCTGA